One window of the Runella slithyformis DSM 19594 genome contains the following:
- a CDS encoding SDR family oxidoreductase, which produces MKKILITGSNGLLGQKLVELLLKHPHIQCIATARGANRLPFTEGYDYYSMDITKREEVEDIIGKTKPDVVIHGAAMTNVDQCESDKDNCWAQNVHAVQYIVDACRTYDIFLCHVSTDFIFDGAAGPYTEEGEANPLSFYGWSKYAAEKIVQHSGIRWAIARTVLVYGIAHDMSRTNIILWVKKSLEDAKNIKVVTDQWRTPTLAEDLAMGCFLIADQEATGIFNISGKDFLTPYEMAILTADYFGLDKSLIAQADSSTFSQPAKRPARTGFVLDKSRRVLGYEPRSFSEGIAILAGQL; this is translated from the coding sequence ATGAAAAAAATTTTGATTACGGGCTCTAATGGTCTGCTGGGGCAGAAATTGGTTGAGCTTCTTTTAAAACACCCCCATATTCAGTGCATTGCTACCGCCCGAGGTGCCAATCGTCTTCCGTTTACCGAAGGATACGACTACTATTCCATGGACATTACCAAACGGGAAGAAGTGGAAGATATCATCGGAAAAACAAAACCGGATGTGGTCATCCACGGAGCGGCCATGACCAACGTGGACCAGTGTGAATCCGATAAAGATAATTGCTGGGCCCAAAACGTACACGCAGTGCAGTACATCGTCGATGCCTGCCGTACGTATGATATTTTCCTTTGCCACGTTTCCACCGATTTTATTTTTGACGGTGCCGCCGGGCCCTATACCGAAGAAGGAGAAGCCAATCCCTTGAGTTTTTACGGTTGGAGCAAATACGCTGCCGAAAAGATCGTGCAGCATTCCGGTATTCGTTGGGCCATTGCCCGTACGGTTTTGGTGTACGGAATTGCCCATGACATGTCGCGAACCAACATTATTTTATGGGTAAAAAAATCGTTGGAAGACGCTAAAAACATCAAAGTCGTCACTGATCAGTGGCGTACCCCAACCTTGGCCGAAGATTTGGCGATGGGTTGTTTTTTGATCGCGGATCAGGAAGCTACCGGGATTTTCAATATTTCAGGGAAAGATTTTCTGACCCCTTACGAAATGGCCATCCTAACGGCCGATTATTTCGGACTCGATAAATCATTGATCGCACAGGCAGATTCGTCCACGTTTTCGCAGCCCGCCAAGCGCCCCGCCCGGACAGGATTTGTACTGGATAAATCGCGTCGGGTTTTGGGCTATGAACCGCGCAGTTTTTCGGAAGGCATTGCCATTCTGGCAGGGCAACTATAA
- a CDS encoding TonB-dependent receptor, with protein MQYIRLTFVLLLFFVSGQLLSQEVEVKGRVVDQGDKSPLIGANILLINAADSTLRFGVVADTAGAFTVKSVPTATYRLFISFVGYTAYDQRLNLRRTSPDLGTVSLKPDAQLLKDVIVKGVAERVVQKGDTTVYNASAFKTNRDATAQDLLEKMPNITIENGQVKAQGENVQKVTVDGREFFGDDATLALKNLPAEVIDKIQVFDRLSDQAQFTGFDDGQTVKTINVVTRSDRNNGQFGKIYAGYGTDGRYMAGGSTNYFKKDTRISVIGMANNVNQQNFASEDLLGVLGGSGGGGPGGGGNRGGGNRGGGGNTGGGGNFGGGNSAGNFLSGQQGGINKTNAIGLNYSDNWGKKWKVSGSYFFNDATNNNQSQLARTFFSTQGPGLLYNEDFFSSNNNKNHRLNARLEYTLNSKNSVIITPRISFQDNTAYSSLLGANSISGLRISRTQTEKQSNNNGNNFGNTILWRHRFGKIGRTLSVGLTTSTNNRTGESMLNAIVNSYTRKTADSLQITDQRTDTRADGYTVSSNISLTENVGRGGQLQLNYTPSYTKNYSDRKTYNFSSSTGEYSMPDLRLSNEFDNTYMTNRIGGSYRMRIKKTMVTAELNYQNAQLSGKQNYPLEFKIDRSFNNILPSAMVMYRGTDGKSLRFNYRTSTNAPSISQLQNVVDNSNPLFLRTGNPNLKQEYNHNVSVRYGVTNAKNARSFFINLNGSFTENNISTATYIAVRDTVVGGFPLNRGSQFSQPVNVNGNWNVRSFLTYGLPVRSLKSNLNFNIGTGYTRTIGLINATQNTSNTHTINGGFVLSSNISEQLDFTVSVNGNYNAVSNTLQPALDGTYYFQNSNVRLNWLTKAGFFVNTNLNHTFYTGLGQDFNLNFTLWNAAVGYKFLKKQAGELKLSTFDVLGQNNSISRSVTETYIEDLQTRVLQRYYMLTFTYTLRNFR; from the coding sequence ATGCAATACATTCGCCTCACATTCGTTCTGTTGCTTTTTTTTGTATCCGGCCAACTTCTTTCTCAGGAAGTGGAAGTGAAAGGTCGGGTGGTTGACCAAGGAGACAAGTCGCCTTTAATCGGGGCCAATATTCTGCTCATTAATGCCGCCGATTCGACCCTTCGGTTTGGGGTTGTGGCTGATACTGCGGGGGCATTTACCGTTAAATCCGTGCCGACGGCAACCTACCGCTTATTTATCAGCTTTGTGGGCTATACCGCCTATGATCAACGCCTGAATCTCAGACGGACCTCTCCTGATTTGGGAACGGTTTCATTGAAGCCCGATGCACAGTTGCTGAAAGATGTGATCGTGAAAGGAGTGGCCGAACGGGTTGTGCAGAAAGGCGATACCACGGTCTATAATGCGAGTGCCTTTAAGACCAACCGTGACGCTACGGCCCAGGACCTGTTGGAAAAAATGCCCAACATTACCATCGAAAACGGTCAGGTAAAAGCCCAGGGAGAAAATGTGCAGAAAGTGACGGTCGACGGTCGGGAGTTTTTCGGGGATGATGCCACGTTGGCCCTGAAAAACCTGCCCGCCGAAGTCATTGACAAAATCCAGGTATTTGACCGTCTCAGTGACCAGGCGCAGTTTACGGGATTTGATGATGGTCAAACTGTCAAAACCATCAATGTAGTAACGCGATCGGACCGCAACAACGGACAATTTGGAAAAATATACGCCGGCTACGGCACCGACGGCCGCTATATGGCGGGAGGAAGCACCAATTACTTCAAAAAAGATACCCGAATTTCCGTCATAGGAATGGCTAACAACGTCAATCAACAGAATTTTGCGAGCGAAGACCTCTTAGGGGTTTTAGGAGGCAGTGGCGGTGGTGGCCCGGGAGGAGGCGGCAATCGTGGCGGCGGTAATCGCGGTGGCGGTGGCAATACCGGCGGCGGCGGCAATTTTGGCGGCGGCAACTCGGCGGGCAATTTCCTGTCGGGACAGCAGGGCGGTATTAATAAAACCAACGCCATCGGCCTGAACTATTCCGACAATTGGGGTAAAAAGTGGAAAGTGTCCGGGAGTTATTTTTTCAACGATGCTACCAACAATAACCAAAGTCAATTGGCACGGACCTTCTTTTCAACCCAAGGCCCCGGATTGTTATACAACGAAGACTTTTTCTCTTCCAATAACAACAAAAACCACCGTCTGAACGCACGGCTGGAGTATACGCTCAATTCCAAAAACTCTGTAATCATTACCCCTCGTATCAGTTTTCAGGACAATACCGCATACAGCAGTTTATTGGGTGCCAACAGTATCAGTGGCCTTCGCATCAGCCGGACCCAAACGGAAAAGCAATCGAATAACAACGGGAATAATTTTGGCAATACCATTTTATGGCGCCATCGTTTTGGAAAGATCGGACGGACGCTTTCGGTAGGGCTGACCACCTCCACCAATAACCGTACGGGAGAATCAATGCTGAATGCCATCGTAAATTCTTATACCCGCAAAACAGCAGATTCATTACAGATCACCGATCAGCGCACAGATACCAGAGCCGACGGCTATACCGTTTCGAGTAATATTTCGTTGACCGAAAATGTGGGCAGAGGTGGGCAGTTGCAGCTGAATTATACGCCTTCTTATACCAAAAACTATTCAGACAGAAAGACCTATAACTTCAGTTCAAGTACCGGCGAGTACAGTATGCCCGACCTGCGGTTGTCGAATGAATTTGATAATACGTACATGACCAACCGTATTGGCGGAAGTTACCGGATGCGCATCAAAAAAACAATGGTCACGGCGGAGCTGAATTATCAAAATGCCCAATTGAGCGGCAAGCAAAACTATCCGTTGGAGTTTAAGATTGATCGTAGCTTCAACAACATTCTGCCTTCGGCCATGGTGATGTACCGTGGTACTGACGGTAAAAGCCTGCGCTTTAATTATCGTACAAGCACCAACGCACCTTCCATCAGTCAGTTACAAAACGTCGTTGACAACTCGAACCCTTTATTTCTCAGAACGGGAAATCCTAATTTGAAACAGGAATACAATCACAATGTGTCGGTACGTTACGGGGTGACCAATGCCAAAAACGCCCGCAGCTTTTTTATTAACCTGAATGGCTCGTTCACGGAAAACAATATCAGCACGGCTACGTATATTGCTGTAAGAGATACCGTGGTGGGGGGATTTCCGCTCAACAGAGGCTCGCAGTTTTCGCAACCGGTCAATGTCAACGGAAACTGGAATGTGCGCTCGTTTCTTACCTATGGATTGCCGGTCAGATCGCTGAAAAGCAACCTGAATTTTAACATTGGAACGGGCTATACGCGCACCATCGGATTAATTAACGCTACCCAAAATACCTCCAATACCCACACCATTAACGGCGGATTTGTGCTGAGCAGTAATATCAGCGAACAACTGGACTTTACGGTTTCAGTAAACGGCAATTATAATGCCGTCAGCAATACTTTGCAGCCGGCCTTGGATGGTACTTACTATTTTCAAAACAGCAATGTCAGATTGAACTGGCTCACCAAAGCGGGATTCTTTGTTAACACTAATCTCAACCATACGTTTTACACGGGATTGGGGCAGGATTTCAACTTAAATTTTACACTTTGGAATGCGGCCGTTGGGTATAAATTCCTGAAAAAACAGGCAGGAGAACTGAAATTAAGTACGTTTGACGTACTGGGCCAAAACAACAGCATCAGCCGTAGTGTTACCGAAACCTATATCGAAGACCTGCAAACGCGGGTATTGCAGCGTTATTATATGCTTACGTTTACCTATACACTCCGTAATTTCCGATAA
- a CDS encoding MBOAT family O-acyltransferase translates to MLFNSVQFLLFFIVITLAYFSLRWNLRWLLLLLASCYFYLVFKPIYILILFATIVIDYFAGLWIASATGARRKWLLIVSIVTNVGILAIFKYFDFFAETFNSVSWKMGIAWSMPILKHLNPDLILPIGLSFHTFQAMSYTIEVYRGNQKAEKHFGIYALYVMFYPQLVAGPIERPQNVLHQFHENHPYDWENVKAGLMRMAFGFFKKVVIADRLALMQGPVYLDPAHHNGLTLLVATFFYTFRIYCDFSGYSDIALGASQVMGFKLMENFKTPYISRSIADFWGRWHISLSTWFRDYLYIPLGGNRVSESRAYFNRFTVFLVSGLWHGASWNFIIWGGLHGFYLVFASIRDKYLKRWNITLPTGAWYRYLQTLITFVLVMLTWVFFAVGDNPKMTIGEEVRSSFLILKKIATLSLHSPIQSALNSVEMILCLVLIGILLLKEHFVLHIPTRSNAAFWSLFILLTLITYFLGVFESNQFIYFQF, encoded by the coding sequence ATGCTGTTCAATTCCGTCCAATTTCTGCTCTTTTTTATAGTAATTACGCTGGCGTATTTCAGCCTCCGGTGGAATCTGCGGTGGTTACTGTTGCTGTTGGCAAGCTGTTATTTTTACCTGGTCTTCAAGCCGATCTACATTCTTATTCTGTTTGCCACCATTGTCATTGATTATTTTGCCGGACTTTGGATCGCCTCCGCTACGGGCGCGCGCCGGAAATGGCTGTTGATTGTAAGTATTGTGACCAACGTAGGCATATTGGCGATTTTTAAATACTTTGATTTTTTTGCCGAAACCTTTAATTCAGTGAGCTGGAAAATGGGAATTGCGTGGAGTATGCCCATTTTAAAACACCTGAATCCGGACCTGATTCTCCCCATCGGCCTGTCATTTCATACGTTTCAGGCGATGAGTTATACCATTGAAGTGTATCGAGGCAATCAAAAAGCGGAAAAGCACTTCGGTATCTATGCCCTCTACGTCATGTTTTATCCGCAGTTGGTAGCGGGACCGATCGAGCGCCCCCAGAATGTACTCCATCAATTTCACGAAAACCACCCTTACGATTGGGAAAATGTCAAAGCGGGGTTGATGCGCATGGCGTTTGGCTTTTTTAAAAAAGTGGTCATTGCCGACAGGCTCGCTCTCATGCAGGGGCCGGTCTACCTCGATCCGGCTCACCACAACGGCCTAACCCTCCTGGTCGCTACGTTCTTTTATACCTTCCGAATCTACTGCGACTTTTCGGGCTACTCCGACATTGCGCTGGGTGCATCGCAGGTGATGGGCTTCAAGCTGATGGAAAACTTCAAAACGCCTTACATTTCCCGGTCTATCGCTGACTTTTGGGGACGTTGGCACATTTCGCTTTCTACGTGGTTTCGGGATTATCTATATATTCCGCTGGGAGGAAATCGGGTCAGCGAAAGCCGGGCCTATTTTAACCGATTCACGGTATTCCTGGTCAGCGGACTCTGGCACGGTGCCAGTTGGAACTTTATTATTTGGGGCGGATTGCACGGATTTTACCTTGTATTTGCTTCGATCAGAGACAAATACCTCAAACGTTGGAATATTACGCTCCCTACCGGCGCCTGGTACAGATACCTCCAAACCCTCATTACGTTTGTGTTGGTGATGCTGACATGGGTATTTTTTGCCGTGGGCGATAACCCAAAAATGACCATTGGCGAAGAAGTACGAAGTTCATTTTTGATTCTCAAAAAGATAGCGACACTATCGCTTCACTCTCCCATTCAGTCGGCGTTAAATTCTGTTGAGATGATCCTCTGTTTGGTTCTTATCGGCATTTTACTCCTTAAAGAGCACTTTGTACTGCACATTCCTACCCGCAGCAATGCGGCCTTTTGGAGTCTGTTTATCCTTCTGACGCTTATCACCTACTTCTTAGGCGTATTTGAATCCAACCAGTTTATCTACTTCCAGTTTTAA